Proteins from a genomic interval of Acetobacterium woodii DSM 1030:
- a CDS encoding YraN family protein, protein MMKTHNVKKGNAGEELAASFLKNANHLICDRNYKKSTGEIDIISRDGETLVFTEVKYRKNLEYGYPKEAVNRTKQKRITKTALWYIKEKKLEDMNVRFDVIEIYFIKDGQQIINHFEGAFSF, encoded by the coding sequence ATGATGAAGACCCATAATGTCAAAAAAGGGAATGCTGGAGAAGAACTGGCGGCAAGCTTTTTAAAAAATGCCAATCACCTTATTTGTGATCGCAACTATAAGAAATCAACGGGTGAAATTGACATAATTTCGCGTGATGGTGAGACATTGGTATTTACTGAAGTAAAATATCGTAAGAATTTGGAGTACGGTTATCCCAAAGAAGCAGTAAACCGGACGAAGCAAAAGCGAATAACAAAAACGGCACTTTGGTATATAAAAGAAAAAAAACTCGAAGATATGAATGTCCGTTTTGATGTCATTGAAATATATTTTATCAAAGATGGGCAGCAAATCATTAATCATTTTGAAGGTGCATTTTCTTTTTAA
- a CDS encoding glycosyltransferase family 4 protein: protein MKKILILVNHDLVIYNFRKELVERLIKDGYLVYISSPYGERIEDLIVMGCQYIETVIDRHGTNIIADLKLLLYYKKIIKEIKPNVVLTYTIKPNIYGGIACRIQKTPYIANITGLGSAVENAGIMQKMTTILYKIAFKRINYVFFQNTENRQFFIDRNIATGKHELIPGSGVNLNQFYVLEYPLGETIEFVFISRIMKEKGIDQYIEAAKHIRNKYPNSRFHICGFCEENYEEQLKKLQDEGIICYHGMLRDVRILLKKTHCTIHPTYYPEGMSNVLLESAACGRPIITTDRSGCREIVDDGVTGYVVKPKNSQDLIEKIEQFLELSYHAKIKMGLAGREKVENEFDREIVIKAYIDKIEKSIT from the coding sequence ATGAAAAAAATCCTAATCTTAGTAAATCATGATTTAGTTATTTATAATTTTAGAAAAGAACTTGTGGAACGGCTTATAAAAGATGGTTACTTAGTATATATATCATCGCCTTATGGAGAACGGATAGAAGACCTGATCGTTATGGGGTGCCAATATATCGAGACTGTAATTGATCGACATGGAACAAATATAATAGCAGACTTGAAATTACTATTATATTACAAAAAAATTATTAAAGAGATAAAACCTAATGTAGTGCTAACATATACAATAAAACCTAATATTTATGGTGGTATTGCATGCAGAATACAAAAAACACCATATATTGCAAATATTACGGGGTTAGGATCAGCAGTTGAAAACGCAGGAATCATGCAAAAGATGACAACGATTCTTTATAAGATTGCGTTTAAAAGGATTAATTATGTTTTTTTTCAAAATACGGAAAATCGACAATTTTTTATCGATAGAAACATTGCCACCGGTAAACATGAATTAATTCCAGGTTCAGGAGTAAACTTGAACCAATTTTACGTTTTGGAATATCCACTTGGTGAAACAATAGAATTTGTATTTATATCACGAATTATGAAAGAAAAAGGGATAGACCAATATATTGAAGCAGCAAAACATATCAGAAATAAATATCCGAATTCGCGATTTCATATCTGTGGTTTTTGTGAGGAGAACTATGAAGAGCAACTAAAAAAACTACAGGATGAGGGTATAATTTGTTACCATGGAATGTTGCGTGATGTTCGAATACTTTTAAAAAAAACGCATTGCACAATTCATCCGACATACTATCCAGAAGGTATGTCAAATGTTTTACTTGAAAGTGCGGCGTGTGGTAGACCGATAATTACGACCGATAGAAGCGGATGTAGGGAGATTGTAGATGATGGCGTAACTGGATATGTTGTTAAGCCAAAGAATAGTCAGGATCTCATTGAAAAGATTGAGCAGTTTTTAGAATTAAGTTATCATGCGAAAATCAAGATGGGCTTGGCCGGTCGAGAAAAAGTAGAAAATGAATTTGATAGAGAAATTGTGATAAAAGCGTATATCGATAAAATTGAAAAATCAATTACATGA
- the rplS gene encoding 50S ribosomal protein L19 — MDIIKKIQLENMKAEPPKFNVGDTVKVHVKVIEGKKERIQIFEGIVLKKQNGGVGETFTVRKISSGYGVERTFLVHSPKIEKVEIVRHGKVRRAKLNYLRDRVGKAAKVKEKRA, encoded by the coding sequence ATGGACATTATTAAAAAGATTCAATTAGAAAATATGAAGGCAGAACCACCAAAGTTTAACGTTGGCGACACTGTCAAAGTTCATGTAAAAGTAATCGAAGGAAAAAAAGAAAGAATTCAGATTTTTGAAGGCATTGTTCTAAAAAAACAAAACGGCGGTGTTGGAGAAACCTTCACAGTTCGAAAAATATCTTCCGGATATGGTGTTGAACGAACATTTTTGGTTCATTCACCCAAAATTGAAAAAGTTGAGATTGTTCGACATGGTAAAGTTCGCCGAGCTAAACTTAATTATCTTCGTGATCGTGTTGGTAAAGCTGCAAAAGTCAAAGAAAAAAGAGCATAA
- the lepB gene encoding signal peptidase I, whose translation MRKDKESKGNLELKEWVQSAVIAIVLAFIIKMFLFDFVMVQGSSMFPTLVEGDRLIVNKIGYTIGEPNYGDIVILSYSKSVEYVKRVIGKGGDTIEIKDMVVYRNGEPLTENYINTEPYEDFAQVTVPMGTYFVMGDNRANSSDSRYPSLGFVDKDAIDGKVIFRIWPLTEIGTV comes from the coding sequence ATGAGAAAAGATAAGGAATCTAAAGGTAACTTGGAACTTAAAGAATGGGTTCAGTCAGCGGTAATTGCGATTGTTCTTGCTTTTATTATCAAAATGTTTTTGTTTGACTTTGTTATGGTTCAAGGGAGCTCAATGTTTCCAACGCTGGTCGAGGGTGATCGACTCATTGTTAATAAAATCGGTTATACCATCGGTGAACCAAACTATGGAGATATTGTCATCCTTAGCTACAGTAAAAGTGTTGAATATGTTAAACGGGTGATTGGAAAAGGCGGAGATACGATCGAAATTAAAGATATGGTGGTTTATCGCAATGGCGAACCGTTAACCGAAAATTATATCAATACTGAACCATATGAAGATTTTGCTCAGGTTACGGTTCCGATGGGGACTTATTTTGTCATGGGTGATAACCGTGCGAATAGTTCGGATAGCCGTTACCCCAGCCTTGGTTTTGTAGATAAAGATGCGATTGACGGAAAAGTGATTTTTAGAATTTGGCCTTTAACAGAAATTGGAACGGTATAA
- the ylqF gene encoding ribosome biogenesis GTPase YlqF: MSDQKIEYIQWYPGHMAKANREIKDKLKLINVVIEVVDARLPASSKNPEINQYTWNKQHILLLNKADLADPEVSLDWIDWYQKNTKIQKIVLYDAFDRRMKTDLVRTIQALNTKEKAQVKCLVCGIPNVGKSTVINSLIGKKKTQIGNKPGVTKGQQWLSTPDHLMLLDTPGILWPKFEDPLVGLHLAWLGSIKDTIYEKENIAADLLKYLITYYPDDLEAIYKIALEDKNLTEVFEAIAKSRGLLIKGGEYDYARTSVLILNDFKNGRIGRITLERPKN, encoded by the coding sequence ATGTCTGACCAGAAGATTGAGTACATTCAATGGTATCCGGGACATATGGCGAAAGCAAATCGGGAAATCAAAGATAAACTCAAGTTGATCAATGTGGTCATTGAAGTTGTCGATGCTCGCCTGCCGGCTTCAAGTAAAAACCCCGAAATTAATCAGTACACTTGGAATAAACAACATATTCTGCTTTTAAATAAGGCTGATTTAGCTGATCCAGAGGTTAGTCTTGACTGGATTGATTGGTATCAAAAAAATACGAAGATTCAAAAAATTGTGTTATATGATGCTTTTGACAGACGGATGAAAACTGATTTAGTCAGAACGATTCAAGCATTAAATACTAAAGAAAAAGCACAGGTAAAATGTTTGGTTTGTGGCATACCCAATGTTGGAAAATCGACGGTCATCAACAGTCTCATTGGTAAGAAAAAAACTCAGATCGGAAATAAACCGGGAGTGACAAAAGGGCAACAATGGTTAAGTACACCTGACCATTTGATGTTATTAGATACCCCGGGGATCTTATGGCCCAAATTTGAAGATCCCCTGGTAGGTTTGCATTTAGCCTGGTTAGGTTCAATTAAAGATACGATTTATGAAAAAGAAAATATTGCTGCTGATTTATTAAAATATTTGATAACGTATTATCCTGATGACCTGGAAGCTATTTATAAAATAGCGCTAGAAGATAAAAATCTTACGGAAGTGTTTGAGGCAATTGCCAAAAGTCGAGGGCTTCTGATCAAAGGTGGCGAATATGATTATGCGCGCACGAGTGTATTGATTCTTAATGATTTTAAAAATGGTCGCATTGGAAGAATAACTTTGGAAAGACCTAAAAATTAA
- a CDS encoding NAD-dependent epimerase/dehydratase family protein produces the protein MKRILITGAKSYIGTSFEKWVSKYPEKYSVVTIDMKGDIWKKKDFSHYDVIFHVAGIAHVSNNPKMEELYYKVNQELAVQTAKKAKQEGVKQFIFMSSIIVYGDSSSIKTKRVITKETLPKPTNFYGNSKLQAEKGIKQLEDESFKIVILRPPMIYGNGSKGNYPKLASYAKKLPVFPDIDNERSMLHIDNLCEFIRLMVENEEYGVFFPQNEEYVKTSEMVRLVAEVHGKKIKLTKIFNPILYLMSKFIGSINKAFGNLVYEQSIARYKENYRIRNFKESIQLTESVRENS, from the coding sequence ATGAAAAGAATATTAATCACCGGTGCCAAAAGTTATATTGGGACCAGCTTTGAGAAGTGGGTCAGCAAATACCCTGAAAAATATTCAGTCGTTACAATTGATATGAAAGGAGATATTTGGAAGAAAAAAGACTTTTCTCATTATGATGTTATTTTTCATGTAGCTGGGATAGCGCATGTATCAAATAATCCCAAAATGGAAGAACTTTATTACAAAGTCAATCAAGAATTAGCTGTTCAAACAGCAAAAAAAGCCAAGCAAGAAGGCGTTAAGCAGTTTATTTTCATGAGTAGCATAATTGTATATGGTGATAGTAGTTCTATCAAAACGAAAAGAGTGATCACTAAAGAAACTTTACCAAAACCGACAAATTTTTATGGAAATAGTAAATTGCAAGCCGAAAAAGGCATTAAACAGTTGGAAGATGAATCATTTAAAATTGTAATTCTCAGACCGCCAATGATCTATGGTAACGGTTCCAAAGGAAATTATCCCAAGTTAGCTAGTTATGCCAAAAAGTTGCCTGTTTTCCCAGATATTGATAATGAGAGAAGTATGCTTCATATTGATAACCTATGTGAATTTATAAGATTAATGGTAGAAAACGAGGAATATGGAGTTTTTTTTCCGCAAAATGAAGAGTATGTAAAGACGAGTGAAATGGTTCGTTTAGTAGCTGAGGTTCATGGAAAAAAGATTAAGCTTACTAAAATTTTCAATCCCATTCTTTATTTAATGTCAAAATTTATAGGAAGCATCAATAAAGCATTTGGAAATTTGGTTTATGAACAGAGCATTGCCAGGTACAAAGAGAATTACAGAATAAGGAATTTCAAAGAATCGATTCAATTGACAGAATCAGTACGGGAAAATTCATGA
- the trmD gene encoding tRNA (guanosine(37)-N1)-methyltransferase TrmD, which translates to MKFYFLTLFPEIFETYFEMGMLGRAVKSGLIDYQIINIRDFSDNKHHKVDDSPYGGGAGMVMTAPPIVTALKSIDKYTEIPVVYLTPGGKPFSQNDGVVLAENKELIFICGHYEGIDQRVIDYYVDLEFSVGDYVLTGGELPALTLADAISRHIPGFLGNCESLSEESFEHYLLEYPQYTKPREFEGHSVPEVLLSGNHAAINKWRFEKAQERTRKKRPDLHKKYEKSLLNE; encoded by the coding sequence ATGAAGTTTTATTTCTTAACCTTGTTTCCGGAAATATTTGAAACATATTTCGAAATGGGGATGCTTGGTCGGGCTGTAAAAAGTGGCCTTATTGATTATCAGATTATTAATATCCGTGATTTTTCAGACAATAAACATCATAAAGTTGATGATTCGCCTTATGGTGGCGGGGCAGGGATGGTGATGACGGCTCCTCCGATTGTTACGGCATTAAAAAGTATTGATAAGTATACTGAAATTCCGGTTGTCTATTTGACTCCAGGTGGTAAACCTTTTAGTCAGAACGACGGTGTGGTTCTGGCTGAAAATAAGGAGCTGATTTTTATTTGCGGGCATTATGAAGGAATTGATCAGCGAGTAATCGATTATTATGTGGATCTGGAATTCTCGGTGGGTGATTATGTTTTAACGGGTGGTGAATTACCGGCACTTACCTTGGCTGATGCAATTTCCAGACATATTCCCGGATTCCTGGGAAATTGTGAAAGCTTATCGGAAGAGTCATTTGAACATTATTTGTTGGAGTATCCGCAATACACTAAACCCCGTGAATTTGAAGGACATTCAGTGCCAGAAGTATTGCTATCGGGCAATCATGCGGCAATAAATAAATGGCGATTTGAAAAAGCCCAAGAAAGAACGCGAAAAAAAAGACCGGATTTACATAAAAAATACGAAAAAAGCTTGCTTAATGAGTAA
- a CDS encoding glycosyltransferase WbsX family protein produces MKIIAFYLPQFHQIPENDIWWGNGFTEWVNVKKAKPLYEGHYQPRKPLNNNYYNLLDDRVKEWQIKLAKENGVYGFCFYHYWFGGRMLLQQPVEQFLKNSNLDLPFCICWANENWTQAWVSKDNRILIEQKYGGKPEWKEHFKYLLPYFKDNRYITNNGKPLFVIYRPELIESLNEMLDYWQELARENGFLGIDFAYQHLNFDREKNTDDSRFVYNIEYQPPYAYYDLTKNKFKYLKKIRRHVLSFLEQKFNINIKGVRPGGVLRFSYDDMWNQIIKRIPEDEKRIPGAFVDWDNTPRKGEKGSVYEGATPEKFHKYLTKQIRRTRDVYKKDMLFMFAWNEWAEGGYLEPDEKFGFEYLKAIKQALIENNEFPEWKEKNENG; encoded by the coding sequence ATGAAAATAATAGCATTTTATTTGCCACAATTCCATCAAATACCTGAAAATGACATATGGTGGGGAAACGGTTTTACGGAGTGGGTAAACGTAAAGAAAGCCAAACCCTTATATGAAGGTCATTATCAACCAAGGAAACCATTAAATAATAATTATTATAATCTTTTAGATGATCGTGTAAAAGAATGGCAAATAAAGTTAGCTAAAGAAAATGGTGTATATGGGTTTTGTTTTTATCACTATTGGTTTGGTGGACGTATGCTTCTACAACAGCCAGTTGAACAATTCCTGAAAAACAGCAACTTAGATTTGCCATTTTGTATTTGTTGGGCAAACGAAAATTGGACACAAGCGTGGGTTTCAAAAGATAATCGCATCCTAATAGAACAAAAATATGGTGGAAAACCGGAATGGAAAGAGCATTTCAAGTATTTGTTACCATATTTCAAAGATAACAGGTATATAACAAATAATGGAAAACCATTATTTGTTATATACAGACCTGAATTAATCGAATCTCTAAATGAAATGTTAGACTATTGGCAAGAATTAGCCCGAGAAAACGGTTTTTTAGGTATTGACTTTGCATATCAACATTTGAATTTTGATAGAGAAAAAAACACTGATGATAGTCGGTTTGTCTATAATATAGAATATCAACCACCGTATGCTTATTATGATTTAACAAAAAATAAATTCAAATATTTAAAAAAAATAAGGCGCCATGTGCTTTCCTTTTTAGAACAAAAATTTAATATCAATATAAAAGGTGTGCGACCAGGTGGCGTTTTAAGATTTAGTTATGATGATATGTGGAATCAAATAATTAAACGAATCCCAGAAGATGAAAAACGAATACCTGGAGCGTTTGTCGATTGGGACAATACGCCACGAAAAGGAGAGAAGGGTAGTGTATACGAGGGTGCGACACCAGAAAAATTCCATAAGTATCTGACAAAACAAATTAGAAGAACCCGAGATGTTTATAAAAAAGATATGTTGTTTATGTTCGCTTGGAACGAATGGGCTGAAGGCGGATACTTAGAACCAGATGAAAAGTTTGGTTTTGAGTATTTAAAAGCAATAAAACAGGCTTTGATTGAGAATAATGAGTTTCCCGAATGGAAAGAGAAAAACGAGAATGGTTAG
- a CDS encoding right-handed parallel beta-helix repeat-containing protein, with protein MKKVVVLLLAFCLTFSMMPVNAAYHYSNDNPNKHVVATEPATKTETVTQPVTQPVTQPVTVVPNNNAINVKDYNAKGDGKTDDTSAIQNALNKSDSVYIPDGTYMINVDQSLKPNSNQTITMNANAVLKAISSSRGEQYVITIDGVTNVSIIGGKIVGERNEHQGLDGEWGMGINVVNGSSNIVIKDTTISDCWGDGIYLGGSPAVNTITIDGVTSDNNRRQGLSITNAKNVLINNSVFKNTNGTAPEAGIDIEPNVNQAAEDIKIMNTQCYGNNQSGIDILGNNGGIQRVEITDCTIKDNVGLGILLFEASGITFANTSVTNNKDDGVEILRNVSNIIFKNMTFSENTNRGVSIVNSGENARIEKISFENTVISNNSQGQAGTEDGVRIDNWEPTGYIKDIQFYNTQFIDDQKVATQRYGMISGHSENISGVFLNSDCVFKGNIDGDKHVQFAL; from the coding sequence ATGAAAAAGGTAGTAGTTTTATTATTAGCATTTTGTTTGACATTTAGTATGATGCCAGTTAATGCGGCATATCATTATAGCAATGACAATCCGAATAAACATGTTGTGGCAACAGAACCAGCAACAAAGACAGAAACAGTAACACAACCAGTAACACAACCAGTAACACAACCAGTAACAGTAGTACCGAATAACAACGCGATAAACGTAAAAGATTATAACGCAAAAGGCGATGGGAAAACAGATGATACATCAGCAATCCAAAATGCCTTAAATAAAAGTGATTCAGTTTATATTCCAGATGGAACGTATATGATTAATGTTGACCAATCATTAAAGCCAAATTCAAATCAAACCATAACAATGAATGCAAATGCGGTTTTAAAGGCAATTTCTTCATCAAGAGGAGAACAATACGTAATCACTATTGATGGTGTCACTAATGTTAGTATCATCGGTGGTAAAATTGTTGGAGAAAGAAATGAGCATCAGGGCCTTGATGGCGAATGGGGTATGGGAATTAATGTTGTCAACGGTTCAAGTAATATCGTAATTAAAGATACAACTATTAGCGACTGTTGGGGAGATGGGATCTATTTAGGCGGTTCTCCTGCTGTTAACACAATTACAATTGATGGTGTTACTTCTGATAACAACAGACGCCAAGGGTTATCAATTACAAATGCCAAAAATGTTTTAATCAATAATAGTGTTTTCAAAAATACAAATGGTACAGCACCAGAAGCAGGGATTGATATTGAACCAAATGTAAATCAAGCAGCTGAAGATATAAAAATAATGAATACCCAATGTTATGGTAACAATCAATCAGGAATTGATATCCTTGGAAATAATGGCGGAATTCAACGAGTAGAAATTACCGATTGTACTATAAAAGATAATGTTGGTCTTGGTATTTTATTATTTGAAGCAAGTGGGATAACATTTGCTAATACTAGCGTTACAAATAACAAAGATGACGGAGTTGAGATTCTTAGAAATGTATCTAATATTATATTTAAAAATATGACTTTTTCAGAAAATACAAATCGTGGAGTATCGATAGTTAACTCAGGTGAAAATGCTCGAATTGAAAAAATTTCTTTTGAAAATACAGTAATTTCCAACAATAGCCAAGGACAAGCTGGAACAGAAGATGGTGTTCGAATCGATAACTGGGAACCAACTGGTTATATCAAAGATATCCAGTTTTATAATACTCAATTTATTGATGATCAAAAAGTTGCCACTCAAAGATATGGAATGATCAGTGGTCATTCAGAAAATATTAGCGGAGTATTTTTGAATTCAGATTGCGTTTTCAAAGGGAATATCGATGGCGATAAACATGTACAATTTGCCCTTTAA
- a CDS encoding sugar transferase yields MTYLKIKRIIDLILSLLALLLLSPLFLLIIIAIKMDSKGPIMFKQKRVGINKTHFNILKFRTMLSETPRDVPTHLLDNPDLYITRIGKFLRKTSLDELPQIINIIKGEMSVIGPRPALWNQYDLIAERDKYGANNVPVGLTGLAQISGRDELTIENKARLDGNYANHISLSLDVKCFFGTIAYVCKKDGIVEGGTGTLTKNKVSTMKEMKKK; encoded by the coding sequence ATGACTTATTTAAAAATTAAGCGAATTATAGATTTGATTCTATCTTTATTAGCGTTGTTATTATTGTCACCTTTATTTTTACTTATTATCATCGCAATTAAAATGGATTCAAAAGGTCCAATTATGTTCAAGCAAAAGAGAGTCGGGATTAATAAAACGCATTTTAATATCCTGAAATTTCGTACCATGTTATCCGAGACTCCACGAGATGTACCAACCCATCTGTTGGATAATCCTGATCTTTATATTACACGAATTGGCAAATTTTTGAGAAAAACAAGTTTAGATGAACTTCCGCAGATTATTAATATTATAAAAGGAGAAATGAGCGTAATTGGTCCACGGCCAGCATTGTGGAATCAATATGATTTAATCGCAGAACGCGATAAATATGGGGCAAATAACGTGCCTGTCGGTTTAACTGGATTGGCTCAGATCAGTGGACGAGATGAACTTACTATTGAAAATAAAGCAAGGTTAGATGGTAATTATGCAAATCACATTAGTCTTAGTTTAGATGTTAAATGCTTCTTTGGAACGATAGCATATGTTTGTAAAAAAGATGGTATTGTTGAAGGTGGTACTGGAACTTTGACGAAAAATAAAGTTTCGACCATGAAGGAGATGAAGAAAAAATGA
- a CDS encoding glycosyltransferase family 1 protein, whose translation MIRVLQVIGSLNNGGSQAMIMNLYRNIDRSKIQFDFVIDRADELFFADEIRNLGGKIYILPKFNFRNSFIFNNAWKNFFEKHPEYKIIHGHVRSTASIYLKTAKKYGLVTIAHSHSTSSGMGFSAIVKNMLQYRIRYIADYFLACSEEAGVWLFGKKTCKKKNFYIFNNAIDMKKYIYNKEIRTMKRKELNLEDKFVIGHVGRFVKPKNHKFLIDVFKKVHDKEPSAVLLLIGEGELKPQIEKKVINLGLHDSVLFTGVRSDIPELLQAMDIFVFPSLYEGLGIVTIEAQTSGLPCIVADTIPKEAFITELIQKIPLKEDKKLWVEEILKFKDANNRETPKEIMVSGFDIEEKAHEIESLYNEIVQTHQNGEKLIQ comes from the coding sequence ATGATAAGAGTTTTGCAAGTAATTGGGAGTCTAAATAATGGTGGTTCCCAAGCTATGATTATGAATTTGTACAGAAATATAGACCGTTCTAAAATTCAGTTTGATTTTGTCATTGATCGGGCAGACGAACTTTTTTTTGCAGATGAAATAAGGAATTTGGGCGGAAAAATTTATATTTTGCCCAAATTTAATTTTAGAAATAGTTTTATATTTAATAATGCGTGGAAAAATTTTTTTGAAAAACATCCTGAATACAAGATAATTCATGGTCATGTAAGAAGCACTGCATCAATTTATCTTAAGACTGCTAAAAAATATGGGTTAGTTACAATTGCACATAGTCATAGTACTTCATCGGGGATGGGTTTTTCAGCAATCGTTAAAAATATGTTACAATACCGAATAAGATACATTGCTGATTATTTTTTGGCATGCTCGGAAGAAGCTGGAGTATGGCTTTTTGGCAAAAAAACTTGTAAAAAAAAGAATTTTTATATTTTTAACAATGCAATTGATATGAAAAAATATATTTATAATAAAGAAATAAGAACAATGAAACGAAAAGAATTGAATCTTGAAGATAAATTCGTAATTGGTCATGTTGGGAGGTTTGTTAAACCTAAGAATCATAAGTTTTTAATTGATGTTTTTAAAAAAGTCCATGATAAAGAACCAAGTGCGGTGCTATTATTAATTGGGGAAGGTGAACTTAAACCTCAAATAGAAAAAAAAGTAATCAATTTGGGATTACATGATAGTGTGCTTTTTACGGGAGTGAGATCGGATATACCAGAATTATTGCAGGCAATGGATATATTTGTATTTCCTTCATTATATGAGGGCCTGGGGATCGTTACAATTGAAGCTCAGACGTCGGGGTTACCTTGTATTGTTGCAGACACAATCCCCAAAGAAGCATTTATAACTGAACTGATACAGAAAATTCCTTTGAAAGAAGATAAGAAGTTATGGGTAGAAGAAATTCTGAAATTTAAGGACGCTAATAACAGAGAAACTCCAAAGGAAATAATGGTGTCAGGATTTGATATTGAAGAAAAAGCTCATGAAATAGAGTCGCTTTATAACGAGATTGTTCAGACGCATCAGAATGGAGAAAAATTGATACAATGA
- a CDS encoding ribonuclease HII, translated as MNQFQTMTVTALKDYVATLDIQSYPNLIMDLKVDTRSAVKKIAESLEKKVLAQNNEIKRINNMKSIENTFYQKGIKNIGGIDEVGRGPLAGPVVTCVIILKPESQRLYVNDSKKVSKKNREILCQQLIEDALDFAIGQVENDMIDEINILNATKKAMTDSLDTLTVKPELLLIDALQIDTKITQKAIVHGDARSYAIAAASIIAKVYRDNLMQLYHEQYPEYGFDHNMGYGTAAHLEALREFGPTPIHRKSFIKNLGL; from the coding sequence ATGAATCAATTTCAAACAATGACAGTTACAGCTCTCAAGGACTATGTGGCTACTTTAGATATTCAGTCATACCCCAATCTGATCATGGACTTAAAGGTAGATACCCGATCAGCTGTAAAAAAAATAGCTGAATCATTAGAGAAAAAGGTTCTCGCGCAAAACAATGAAATTAAGCGGATAAATAACATGAAATCAATCGAAAATACATTTTATCAAAAGGGGATTAAAAACATTGGTGGAATCGATGAAGTTGGACGTGGTCCGCTAGCCGGACCAGTTGTAACTTGTGTGATTATTTTAAAACCTGAATCCCAGCGATTGTATGTTAATGATTCAAAAAAGGTTTCTAAAAAGAATCGGGAAATATTATGCCAGCAACTTATTGAAGACGCTTTGGATTTTGCGATCGGTCAGGTGGAAAATGATATGATTGATGAGATTAATATTTTAAATGCTACCAAAAAGGCAATGACAGATTCATTGGATACTTTAACCGTAAAACCGGAATTGCTACTGATTGATGCGTTACAAATAGATACTAAAATTACCCAAAAGGCCATTGTACATGGGGATGCCAGAAGTTATGCGATTGCCGCTGCAAGTATTATTGCTAAAGTTTATCGAGACAACCTGATGCAGCTTTATCATGAGCAATATCCGGAATACGGTTTTGATCATAATATGGGTTATGGCACAGCGGCTCATCTTGAAGCTCTTCGCGAATTTGGGCCAACCCCGATTCACCGAAAAAGTTTTATCAAAAATTTAGGTTTATGA
- a CDS encoding nucleoside triphosphate pyrophosphohydrolase yields the protein MKVEYNKIVRDKIPQIIKDSGRTCEYKILGKSEVKDALKEKLIEKAQIFLARPSEDELSDIYELLDAIVESFEYEPLHIDYLKIQNKENKGTYSEKVFLISVDDGQ from the coding sequence ATGAAAGTTGAGTACAATAAAATTGTTCGGGATAAAATCCCCCAAATTATTAAAGACAGCGGACGTACCTGTGAGTATAAAATTCTTGGCAAATCAGAAGTAAAAGATGCCTTAAAAGAAAAGCTTATCGAAAAAGCTCAAATTTTTTTAGCGAGGCCCTCAGAAGATGAGCTTTCGGATATCTATGAGCTACTCGATGCCATTGTTGAATCCTTTGAATACGAACCACTCCATATTGATTATTTAAAAATTCAAAATAAAGAAAATAAAGGTACCTACTCTGAAAAAGTTTTTCTAATCTCTGTCGATGACGGCCAATAA